CCGCGCGATCTCCCAATGAGCGTACCCACTCCGGCTCGATTACTGGAGTGATCCCGCGTCCCCGAACGTAGTCACCAAAGGCCCCAACGGTCGTCCACTTGGGCTGATACCCGAGTTCGACCTTCATACGGGTGTTGTCGATCGCGCGCCCATAGGCCAGCCAGTCACGCTGTTCGGAACTCAGCTCGGTGTACCGGGTGCCCTTGGTGAACGACGCAATTCCCGCCACCGCAAACGACGGCACCGGGATGCCGAGTTGCCCGGAACGGCGGACCGCCTGCGACATCATCATCATGCCGTCGGCCGCGATGTTGAAGGTGCCCGCCTTACCTGCCATGGTGGCGCGCTCAAGCGCGCCCAGCGCATCCTGCTCATGCAGCAGCTGCAGGCGGGCGTCGCGCCCAAACACGGTGGGCACTAGCGGGCCCGCCAGATAGCGCGCCAACGCGGTGTCCATACCGGGGCCGATCAAGTTGGCCAACCGCAGGATCGTCACCGCTACATCGGGGCGTCGCCGGGCCAGCCCGCGGGCATAGCTCTCGATATCAATGCTGTCCCGTGCGAAGCCGTCGGACGGTGGACGGCGCGCGCCCATCTCCTCGGTGAACATCACCGGATCCCGGGGACCGGCTCCATAGACCTGGGCGGTGGACTTGACGACAACGCGCTGCACGGTGGGCGCCTTCTGGCACGCCGCGAACAGCTGCATCGCACCCATCACGTTCAATTCCTTGAGCGCGGCGCGCCCACCCGAACGCGGCGAGAACGAGGCAGAGGCGGTGTGCACCACCGTGTCGACCTCGCCGTTGCGGATGACCTTCGCGATGAACGGGTTGCGGATATCGGCCCGCACGAACTCTGCCCGCCCCATCCTGCGCAGCAGGTCCTTGCTTGGGGCGACAGCATCTACCGCGATGACACGGTTGATCATCGGGTTCTGCACCAGACGCGCAGCCAGATAACCCCCGAGGAATCGGCTGGCTCCGGTGACCAGCACCACCCGCGGGTAGTGCAGATTGGTCTCACCGGTGCTCACGGACGAAGCCTATCCATCACGGCACCAATGGGCATCCCGAGCGGATGCCCACTAACGCAAGGTTTACTTACCGAGTTTTCTGCGCTGAACCCGAGTGCGGCGAAGCAGCTTGCGGTGCTTCTTCTTGGACATACGCTTACGCCGCTTCTTGATAACTGAACCCATGAACTCCTGCTAACTACTGTGAAATCGTCTTTACCGTGGACGCGTGCACAGCGGCTTTTTCCCAGCCGTACACAAGGCGCCCTAACCCCAAAAAGGCTTACGCCAGGGTGCCGCATGACTCTACCTGCTGCGGCCTCAGGTCAGGAAACCGGCAGAACCGGCAGCCCTCCAGGGGGCATCTCCCGCTTCGAGGCGCCTTATCCGGCGTCGAAGTAGGAGGCCTGCAGCAGATCGTTGACCGCCTTGGCGTGCACACGGAACGACCGGCCGACCCGCACCGCGGGCAGCTCGCCGTTGTGCACCAGCCGGTAGACGGTCATCTTGCTCACGCGCATCAGCGCGGCGACCTCGGCGACCGTAAGGAACTGAGCCTTCCCGGATTGGCCAGCGGCCGCCGCGTCCCGGCCCGGCTTGGCGCCGGCCCCATCGCGCGCGGATGGCCCGTTGATTGACGTCATCGCATACCCATTTCCCTAGGCACGTGTCGTGCCGCCAATCTTCCCCATCGGCGGTACGGACACGCACGTGCTAGAAGGAGAATAGCGGGACCAGTGGGGTTACTGATACCCGTGTGGGCTAATTGATCAAGATTTGGTTAAATTACTCTGATGTGATTCCGAGCTGCTCGGAGCGTGTTTTTGCGGCTTCGACGGCGGCATAGACGCTTGCCCGCAAACCTCCACGTTCCAGTTCGCGCAGCGCAGCGGCGGTAGTACCACCCGGCGAGGTAATCGTTGCGCGGAGCTCGGCGGCGGTCGTATCGACCTCCGTTCGGGTCTGCAGTCCGGGAGCCCGATTTTCGTCCGTCTCAGCCCGTTCGAGCAGCATCGCGGCGGATCCGGCCATGGTCTGGATGACCAGATCGGTGGCGACGGGCCGCGTGAGACCCGAGGCAACCCCCGCATCGACCAGCGCCTCGACGAGCAGGAAGAAGTAGGCCGGGCCCGATCCGGACAGCGCGGTAACGGTGTCCATCTGCGATTCGGCCACCTTGATGACGCTGCCCACCGACTCCAGCAGCTCGGCGACGGCACTGAGCTGCTCGTCGGTCGCGAATCGGCCCTTGGCGACAGCGCTGACCCCGGCGCCGACAAGCATCGGGGCATTGGGCATCACCCGCACCACCGGAGCCCCGGCGGCCAGCTTGGATTCGAAGAAGCTCGCGGACACTCCCGCGGCCACCGAGACCAGCACCTGCTCGGTCTCCCGGTCGCTACCTTCGGCGTCCAGTTTCGCCAGCGCCGCGGCGATCTCGCTGGTCGCGCTCTCGACATCGGACGGTTTGACCGCCACCACAATGAAATCGGCACCTTCGACGGCATCCGCCACCTCGCTGACGCGGATGGAATACGCCTCTGCCAGAGCCTTTGCGCGGGCGGGGACCTTCTCGGACACGACGATGTCCTTGGCCTGCCGTCCGGCCCTCAGCAGCCCGGAGATAAGTGCTTCGCCGATATTGCCGCCACCGATGATTGCGATTCTGGACATGGCGACCAGCATGGCAGACCCATTAGCGCACCCGGAAACGGCTTTCTGAGCTCCAGAGCAAGGTGCCGCAGCGGTATGTAGGCAGCGATATGCACATTCGCGCCGATTTGTGACTATTCGCAGATCTGTGCGCAGATGGTGGCGCACAGTGGGATAACCGGACTACAAGTTACATATGTCACAACCGCAGCGTCGCGCGCAGACCTCCCCTGTTTTCGCGCCGGAATCCTGGGGCACCGGTCTACCGGACGGGGTACAGGGCTGGGCACAACCCGAGTTCGACCGGGTGGTCAGCAAGTTCGCGTCGATGTATGTCGGCCGTACCGGGGGCGGCGCGCTCTGCGCCTACGTCGATGGCGAGCCCGTGCTCGACATCTGGGCCGGTGAGGCGCGTCCCGGTATGCCGTGGACCCGCGAGACCGCACCG
This genomic window from Mycobacteroides chelonae contains:
- a CDS encoding SDR family oxidoreductase produces the protein MSTGETNLHYPRVVLVTGASRFLGGYLAARLVQNPMINRVIAVDAVAPSKDLLRRMGRAEFVRADIRNPFIAKVIRNGEVDTVVHTASASFSPRSGGRAALKELNVMGAMQLFAACQKAPTVQRVVVKSTAQVYGAGPRDPVMFTEEMGARRPPSDGFARDSIDIESYARGLARRRPDVAVTILRLANLIGPGMDTALARYLAGPLVPTVFGRDARLQLLHEQDALGALERATMAGKAGTFNIAADGMMMMSQAVRRSGQLGIPVPSFAVAGIASFTKGTRYTELSSEQRDWLAYGRAIDNTRMKVELGYQPKWTTVGAFGDYVRGRGITPVIEPEWVRSLGDRAVALAQKISS
- a CDS encoding 30S ribosomal protein bS22, which produces MGSVIKKRRKRMSKKKHRKLLRRTRVQRRKLGK
- a CDS encoding helix-turn-helix domain-containing protein; protein product: MTSINGPSARDGAGAKPGRDAAAAGQSGKAQFLTVAEVAALMRVSKMTVYRLVHNGELPAVRVGRSFRVHAKAVNDLLQASYFDAG
- the proC gene encoding pyrroline-5-carboxylate reductase, which gives rise to MSRIAIIGGGNIGEALISGLLRAGRQAKDIVVSEKVPARAKALAEAYSIRVSEVADAVEGADFIVVAVKPSDVESATSEIAAALAKLDAEGSDRETEQVLVSVAAGVSASFFESKLAAGAPVVRVMPNAPMLVGAGVSAVAKGRFATDEQLSAVAELLESVGSVIKVAESQMDTVTALSGSGPAYFFLLVEALVDAGVASGLTRPVATDLVIQTMAGSAAMLLERAETDENRAPGLQTRTEVDTTAAELRATITSPGGTTAAALRELERGGLRASVYAAVEAAKTRSEQLGITSE